TTGCTAAACTAAAAGAAAACTCCAGTATAAGAGAAATTTTATAATCATTAGCTCTgttatcattattaattattatatatatagatatgattaaatataaagcctattttagtttttatttatttattaatcgaGTGTTTAtgtaatgaaatttttttatatatatttagtatgtatttatttaaatgtgaaatttattataatttaaattatttattatttatttattaattgggTGATGGGAAgtgaatatatttaaattattgagatTAGAAACTCTCGTAAGTATTAGCTTAGAAGTAGGCCATAATAGGCCTCATTTTCAACTCCCAAGTTACGTTTCCCTACATGGGCTCCCTCCACAATCATCACTTGTGGACCCATTCTGCCTGCCGCTTTTCATCTCTTTTTTCTTGTTCTTTTTTTCTGACTCTCTATtatgtattaattaataatcGGACTCACTTAGCTAACGAGACATTTGAATTAGAAGTTCGAAAAAGCTGTCGTAAATTTTATGTCTAACAGCTGCTTCATACTTATTTAGTAAATCTATCAATTAACTTCCCAAATTGctgcatttaaaaaaattataaaattaaaactatttgCGATCCATTGCTGTTATTTCAagttaaaaatactttttttttcaacttaTATATCtccatatataatttttatctttttattattattattattattatttaatttttctaatctttcacaaaaaaaaaaaaaaattgccacaaaagcagaaacctggaattGGAATTTGTCTAATTAGCAGGTTGAGTTTGGGGCCGGCCCCTCTGGATATGATGCCAAATTGCCAAACAAGGCAGGTCCATACCACATCTTATCCCTTCCCAACTTTATCTAattcttatcatttttatttctaatcctgcattattatattacatagttattttttaataaatattttgaaaagttttttataagttcattttttttattattgctatctaatttaattatatataataactttattaaaatttttacattgAAAAGTttgtatatttaatatattattaaatcttaaagagttttatttgataaaatttaaagagttgtatattttctctaaaaaaacaaaagaaaatggaTAATAATGGACAAGTCAAGAGTGAAGAGGAGGATAAGAAGATGAAGGAGAGGACATTGTAAGTCGTGAGTGGTTAAGTGCGTGCGCAATGCATTCATAACGGTCTGGCGGTACAAGCGAAAAAAGCGTCATGTCCCGACAATTTACAATCAAATCCCATCCATCGCTAAACGACACTCCTCACCTCAcctctcctcttttttttttttttttatggagaatattaatttaataatataaattatattatattataatataataagatGAATggagaatttattaaaatattaaatgaatttattactttaatcatattaattattttaggtTATTTATTGTGTGGGGCCAAAAGAACTCATATATTAATTGATATTTAGTTTTGttcatttttttcaaaataaataaaaagttgtAGAAAAGATGAATATATCCGATACGTGAGATGTGATCCTCTATTGTCATACCCACAGATTATATTTTAGAGTTTCTTCCCTTTAAAAGAACACCGTACCTAAGGTTCTTGTTTTAACTAGATAAATTCTCTCTTGTTTTTCCTCTTCCTCTTTGCGAAGTCGCAAATTCTTGGCAATTGTGAGGGGGCCGAGAATTGAATAAAGAGGAGGTGACAGCGTTACTGATGGCAAGAACGAAAACCCATTAGCAGAAAGTGAAAGCTGATTGAGAGTGAGATAGAGAGTAAATACCAACTTGTCTAATGGCCTCTtgttccttcttttttttttctcatgggGATTGACGAAACAATTTAACCATTTTAAGCCTTTCTGCCTGAAACCGACGCCTTTCTTGTCCATATAGATATTCGTCTTTTTGCCCTAAAGGGCCGGGTTTCTTCTTCATGTTGCCTGCTGATCGTTTGGCGTTTAAATGGGTTAATTCTGTTGGGAATTGATTCTTATTCTTGTTGAAGGAATAAGAGAAAAAGATTAGAACgagagacagagacagagacagagacaTAGAGAACAACCCTGTTTTTCGTTCAATATTCCTGTCATGGAGGCTACAGAGATATAGGAGGCATTTCAATTCCCCAAGTGTGTGTTTGAGTGTTGatgtcagtttttttttttttttttcatttaaaaattctctttttttttcttctctggtTTATGAGCATGATAGTGTTCTACTTCAGAATCTGTAAAGGTGGCTATTGTGAGTTGTGACAATTGCTTGAAAAGATCTACTGTCATCCCTTGGATAGTCTAACTGTAGTGATTTCAGGTGAGCTTTTATACAAGCATGTAatgctctttcttttcttttttgttcaATATGCAACTAACTCTTCTTTCTAGTGGGCGTGCAGTGACTTTGAAGTGCTGAGAATTATCAGGTAGAAAGGAAGTTATGTTGAGGAATAGATCTAGAGCAGTAACAAGCAAGCAAGCTTTAATGACTGATCACAGTTCTCAGTCTCCTCCAATCCAGAACCAAACAAAACCAACTCCATCTTTCTTTTGTTCTCCAAGGTTCAAAGCTTTAACCTTCAAGGGTATTCCTGAAGCTGAGGCTGTGATTAGTCCTACCTCAGTTCTTGACTCTACTAAATCCCTCTCTCCCTTCAAAAACCCCTTTTGGTATGACATGAACCAACTTAAATCTCCAAGAGTTTCCTCAGAGAACCAACACTCCTGGGACAAAGTAGATTCCAAAGGCATTGGTGTTGCACTTATTGATGAAAAACCCGACGTAAAGAACGATAGCTCTTTTTCTAAACCCAAAAACACAATGGTCTTGTTTGGAACCAGTCTGAGAGTCCAAATTCCTCCACTTGCAAACGTTGTGCTTTCTCCAACAGGATCGCCAAAATCCCCAGCTGATTTTGGAATCAAAACTAGGAATTCTCAGTTATCAGCATCTGGGTATTCTGGAATCCAAACAAACGATTCTCCTAGAGTGCTCACAGGATGTATATCTATGAGTGAGATAGAGCTCTCTGAGGACTATACATGTGTGATATCTTATGGTCCTAATCCAAAAACCACTCATATATTTGAGAACTGTGTTTTGGAGAATTGTTCTATATCAGATAAGTCCAACACTGCCCCAGAGAGTTTCCTCAGTTTCTGTCATACATGCAAGAAGAATCTGGAAGAgaaaaatgacatttttattTACAGGTTTGACTTCTCCCATCTTCTTGTTTGACATAACATGGTtcaataagataaaaaaaagcCTTCACAAGTTTTCAGGATTTTTAAAACCTCATTCTCATTTGATCTTGCAAGTAATTATGGAGTGACTTGATATGTTAATTCTTTCCCCGTCGATATTATGCAGAGGTGAAAAGGCTTTTTGCAGTCAAGAATGCCGGTACCAAGAAATGCTGTTAGATGGGGTGGAGAATTGAGAATTGAATGATGCTTAAAAGAGCTGTTCTTGATTCTCTGTCACCGCTTTAAGAGTCATCAGAAGCCAAATCTTTCTATAACATatttttgattttcagtttttCCATTCTTTGATGCTTAACAGTTGAGAATGATCAATTGTACGACCAAAGATTGGCTGCTCTTTCTTTTAttctaggtttttttttttccttttttcttttctttagccCTCTCACCTGCAGATAGTGATAAGAGAGGACGAGATATTGTAAGAGTAGAATTTGTTTTAAGTGATGACTAATTTTGATAGCCTCTGTACTTTACCCAAAGTTTTTGTCCTTCTAGTGGATGATGATGTAAGATTGAAGACTTGCCTAAGCTGCAGCTTCTTTTTAAATATAGTATGATCGTTTGCATTAATCATCACATTATATTATTAAGCTGGGCAGCCAATTATTTCAAGGGCGAAGATTCTCAACCTTCTGTATTTCTAATCCTTTCTGGCATACCCATTTTCGTTCTATATTGGTTGAGTAAACATCTTGAAAACAAATGCCAGCAGTTTTTTCGAAAACTTGAGCTGGGACTTGTTTTTCGTGGAGGCAGATCCATCCTCAAGTCCACTTTTTCCAAACTAATACATGATGTGAAgcaaagaattaaataataaaaagtagtAGTTAAGAACTTTGATACGTATACCGCACAAAAGAGGAGTACGAATATTTTAAATCATTTCCAagaatttgtttatttttctaagATTTAAAAACTTATTTCTTTCTTCCCCACATCATTAATCACCTCTacagtattaaaaaaaaaacaaaaaacaaaaatccATATAGATAAAGCATATAGAATAGAACCCTTCTAAGTTAACATTTAAACaacttaatattaaaattaaaattatatgttgagaatttttattttatatacagATATGTATGAGAGGCGGGTCAATCATCATACCAGCTGATGACAAATGTTTTAAACTTTTCCTTAATATATAGTGataaaacatttgttttagttGATTGGTTCATATCAACCATTACGTAGGTGATAAACATGACTTCCAACCCACTTACAACGAAAACGCCCAAAATAACAAGGGGACAACTTGTAGGGTCGGTATTCTGGTGTACTGctaccaaaaataaaaaatgttgtACTGGGCATCATCAAAACTCATCTGATATGAAAATCTGAGTTTACATGTCTCGCGTACCTTTCCATTGTCTTTTCCCAATTTAAACAAAAAGCCAAAGCCCTCCACTTTCTTCTGTTGATTCCTGTCTCCATCCATTTTATCGAgcaataaaacaaaaattataaaggaATGCATCTCAGCATAAAATGCAAGTTATCTGTCTGAGATATGCAAGCTGGATGCTGTTGCTCACAGAAAGTTGGGGTAGCTTTCCTTTGGGTCGATGCTTTCATCGGAGCCCAGAGGGCTAGGAACTGTTTCAGCTCTCCCCCTCTATTTAGGAATAATAGGAAGAATATAAAACATGAAGAATTCAACTCAGAAATGTAGGTTCAGGAATAAAAGCATCAGTTGCATTTCTGGTAATACGATAGCACATGATTGGAATCCCAATATCCTCTAAATGCAGATGTAATTCGACTGGGTCGGACAATACATAGAAGGTTCGTGCTCTGATTTTGTACTAGAAAATTTTCAAGAGGTTAACATAGAGCATGGGATGAAGGAAAATGGCTTCATATATAACAAGCATCAAGTGTTTCAGACCGAGGCAACAAAAAAGTGGCCTGTGTTCTCCAGACTGCAGAACAAAAAAGGAAATCGCAGTATCGCagaatttttattcaaaaaaccAACCAAACAAACAAATAGCGCAAACTAGGCAAAGGTATTTCCCCTTCTTACGATGTTCCTCTCTGCACCTCGGCTTTGCGGGAGAATGGAGGACAGATGCGGAGCTCTCCAATCTCCAAACTCTCTTTTTTCTCCAGTTTTTAGGGCTCCCCAAGGAATACATTCCAAATACAGTGCAGAATGGCAAAATATAATTGCTGCTCCATACTTTCCTCGCAGAACCATTCAGCAAAGTAAAGCCATGTATATTTTATTCCGTGGACAGTAACCCAACATACTTTTCCTGAAACTGCAACCCGTACTGAGCCCTAGCTGAATGTCACAACATCCGAATGATAAAAGGGCtcaggaaagaaaagaaaaatcgtGATAAATTGTCCAGCATAATTAACAAAGTACATCCACATGCCAGGTATTTCGAAAATCAGCAACGTCGGAATTTCTCCATGAATAACCATTGTTTCAGATTTGCAAATTGGAAGTCGGATGCCGGAATATTATGTagcaatattaaataaaaaacctaCGCAGCAACATCAAATCAGGATAACCTGCCACTGTCCCAATAATACTGCTAATGCTAATAAGCTTCTGCCATTCATCAAAACAATGAAAGAACATTCAATAAACATGTATTGAAGGCTTAGGGTCAGGATAATTAAACATTGCAGTCTTGACTCTCGTCATAAAATGCAAAGGAAACACATCATCTTCCAACACCATACGCCAACCAGACTAATTAAAAACACTTGTACCCAATACAAAACAGCGAGGGAGATATTAGAAGATTTTTCATGGACACAAGAAACAAGACAAAACGCACATGGATTCCCATAAAACTTGCATATAAGAAACTATTACTACACTATTGCACATCTCCTACAATAAGGCAGCGTCTTGAAATCTTCCCCAATAATGGCCTGTAACACAAGTTTAGAAAGCTTCAGTAGTAGTAAGGAAAAATAAcagcaaaataatataaataaacagGAAAACTATTACCTCACAAGTAGCTTTTGTGGCCAACAATCTCCAACAAAGACAAGCTCTATGAAGACCAAGAGGACTCTGTTATCCActcaaaagaaaataaactaaaaggcTTACAACTAAAAGGAGCAACGCGGATTGGATTGACCTTGCAAACCCAAGAAGCAGATCCAGTAACTACTTTCACTTCCACTTGCCACTTTCCCTCTTAAAAAACAGAAAAGACAGCAAGGAGGAAACAACACCCATGCAGAGTGTATACAGGGGGAGTTAGGGATATCTAACaagaaacaaagaaagagaTGGTAATATATATGAAGAGATATTGATTGTTGAGAAGCCAATTCAAGCTAAGTAAAGCAGTTACAAGAGAAAGGACCATACAAAGGTGAAAATCGAAGTAAAGCTAAACTAGGAACCTAGCACCCTAATCCGAAAAACAGAAAACAAGGAGGACAAGAGGAATTTAGATGAAATAAAGATGAAATTACAAAAGAAAGACATTAACCTACAGGGTTGGAGTGAGGCTAATCTAATCAAGATTTAACTGTATTTACACTGTAAATGATACTCTAGGCCTAAACTTTGCTTGTTGACTAAAATTTATAAGAGGATATTATATGGAGGACTAGaaaccatatatatatataaaaaaaaaaaagatttagtTTCGAGGCGATAGGACAGCGTAGTAAGTTCCCATCCAATTGCCAGAGAAGTCATCGAATTCATGATTCACTTTTGCTTCCTAAAGGCGATAGACAGAATAGTAAGTTTCCATCCAATTGCCAAAGAAGTCGCCCAATTCATGATTCACTTCTGCTTCCTAAATGCATTAGAGTCAGCTCCCATCCATGTCACGTTTCCCAAGCTACAAGTACCTTGCCCATCTCAACTGCACGTACACTTGACTTGCTTAGAAATATCCATCACTGAAACACTAATCCAGAATGTCTCAATTCCGAGATTATAGACCCACAAAAACCACTCCATCACTAattccaccaccaccaccaccaccataaCCAAAACCTAGACAAACTTCAGCAGATACACACTACTAACAATTTATTCCCTCTATATACAGTCTTCCTAAAAATATTTACAGGGGTAGAAGCCCCCTAAATTTCAATCATCCGCCAAATCAAGGTTAAGAATGCGACGCAGAGTCTTAGTCGCAGAGTCAATATTTAGAAACAGGTCTTTTGTAGATGGGCTATGTTCCCTTATGGGGGAAGCGGGGGCAGACTTTGCAATTGGATGCACTTTGATACCAGAATCAGAGACAGGCAACTCTAGTGACACGGTTCGCTTTGGCCTCATAGAAAACTTGGGAATTGGAAGGGAACTGGGAGGCGGTGAATTTGAGTAAGCAGGTCCAGCCCAGAGCTCAGAAAATAGTGAATTCTCACTTGAGATACCCAGCTCATCATCAAAAGGTGTATCCCTCGTGGGGATAATTATCGGAATAGGAGAGCTTTTTGGAGCAGTCTTATTCTCTGTATTGTCAACAGGGTGAGAATTCGAGTGGACCTTAATAGTTGGTGAAGGTGTTTTCTGAGAGGAGAAAGCAGGGGTAGAAAGAGTGCCTTTGGTCACAGGAGTGGTGCAAGTCTTGAAGGGGGTTGGCAGTATACCTGACCCAGATTGAAAAGTCCGGCAATTGATCTCTCTGAAGTGCGGAGAAGGTAAAGACCCAAATCGAGCTTGCTTACATGACTTGACTCTGCTGTCATATTGATTCCTGTGCTGGGCCAAAACAACAAGCGTCTCCATAGCACGTTCAGGTTAGGCAAACCCTCAGGTAAAAATCTCACAGAGCAACTGAAAATACACCTTCAGATTATATTTTGTAGCAAAATCTCACTCTAGCTTCTAGATCTTCTCCATGATAAATCCAAATCAAGCATAAACCAGACAATAAAAAACCTATACAGATTCAAAGCCAGTTTATGAAGATTAAACCACAAAAACACTACAAATTCAAAATCTAACCATGTCTCCTCGttagaagcatagatcgaaagCACCTCACCGTTAAACTGAAAAAGCACAAGCACATATCATATCAGAAAATGCacccaaaaagaaaagaaatttccTCAATGATTTCCACTGGAAAATCTGAGTTGCTTACCTTTGAGTTAGACAGTTTGTCAGTGAAGTGGAGGTGCAGATCTGAGTAGAAGAGATCTATGGAGTTATCAAGACCTGAGATCTGGGGAAGGAAGGAAGGAAGGAAGGGAGGAGATTGAGGATTTTGTTTGATTAGCTCTTGATATTTTGGTCTGTGATTTCCCCTTTTTTTGGTTCAAATGGCCATGAAAGTGATATCTAAGGAAGAGTTAGAGGCTGAATCCACGGATCTGAAATGACTCTCACAGCCACATTTAAAGGCCGTACAGTTTCTGCGTGCTCCTTATGAGTATGCACGACGACTGCGATTAGATAAGTAGTCATCATTTTTACTGCATTTACGATAATGACATTAACGATTACCGTCTTCTTCAACGGATGACGACAcagttttttaatataattgactTGCgtcactataaaaaaaaataattaagaacaaaattaaaatgcaaTTAAAAATCTCATAAAAAAATGCAATTACAAATCCTATAAAAAATgcaattaaaaaaatcttattaaaccatataattatttaaaagtatatggtttaaattataaattttattaaattaattaaatagtgaTTTgtctaatttaaaatataaaacgaTAAGTTTAGCTCTGATAtatttgtttgttttgttttattttatttaaataataatattttatttttaaataaaaataatatgtacattatataaaaattttcgattgattttattaaataaaaaaagaactcGATACCAAATTGTACATGCAAACCGAATATTGTAAAGAAAATTTGATTCCGATTTCATAATCAACTaaacatgaaagaaaatttatttaaaaaaatgtaaaagaaaattCATCATTTTGCCCTTTTGTTTTAGTCCAATCAATTTCatcattttactttttattttagccggattctaattttaatatttacttcGATTTTAATGTGtcgataaaataataataaataatttattttgtaacatGCAAGCATTTTGTATTAAAAATTCAACGAATCGAATGATAGGAGATACAACTCCCAGTGAACAAATTCAATCCAAACCATTTATATTTAACAAAGCAGCCAATCCAACTCATCGTTTAAATTCAGTTCAATCTACAACAGTTTATTCGAAACACGATGCACTGATAAGCTCCCCTCTATTTTTAAtggccataaaaaaaaaaaaaaaaaaaaaaaaagagaaagagattgacgggagaaaaataaaaagcatgGCCAAATGCAAATCGTACAGTCAGAATTAGCATGCAAACGTTGATCCAGTAAATTGTACAAGGAGAAGCCAAAAGCCAGACAGAAAAACAACAAATTAAATatgcaaaactaaaataaattcaGAATTAAACTCGACCATCTCCCTATTTTGATGAGTCACTCAAAAACAATAAGGAGATTGAATTTCCAACGAAACCATCACCgcttaaaagaaataatatgataaaattaaaagaaaatattaatcgCTAGACATATTAGTGTGGATTGTGATTATCTACCTCAGTTAAAGAAAAAATTCTTTAAGTAATTATCGAAAattttacataacataattcaataaactaaaatcaaaacaaattctcaaataattaaaacatcaaaacgcAATAATAAAATGTCGAAACATCAAAAACTATACcagatatataaataaaaagatcCAAAGATGGAAGTCTTCCCTCTGGCAGCAAAATCACCGCCGCTCTTTCCTTTTCTCACTTTGCTTTCTCTCCTTGTTTTTTAGGTTTTTTATTCATCTTAGTAAATAAActtagattaattttaaaaataatagttaattattgaaaaatatatttatctttaaaactttatttttattgttatttttatcttttttatcacttttaatttttagtattttatttaaaatatttaattatattttttacctATCACCTGATTAAAcaggataaattattttttacttggACATATTGCACTTTATGCCTTGTTACCTAAGCAGAGTAAGTTATTTTTTACttgtaattaataattacttaCTTTCAATACTTTATAGTTAAATGTCACCTATTCATTACAATTATTGAACTAAACATGTTTTAAGTGTAAAATGTATTAGCAAATATATAAAAactattattttgaaaattatataaattattatttaaaaaagtaaaaataatttagtatccatctatctataaaaaataatttatatttatttattttttaaatatcccATAGATAATATTTGATAACTAAACTTACTTTTCATTATTTAGTTgtaatttaagaaataaaatatattaataaatttatatatataaatgttaataaaattttaaaatatagaaagtgaataaattttaatttgattataaaaatgttttcgattgaattttttttattatttcaaacattaaaaattaacatttttaaaaaatatttttttttataaatgtgtttttaaaaataaaaaagtaattttatgaaaataaaaaattaaataataataataatataaaaaagagaAGATAGTCTCGGTCTATATAATGTAATAaggacttttttaaaaaaagcagTGATTTTATTAAAAGGGCAAGATGTACTGGGCCGTCCAATAATGTTAACGGAATCCGTCAGTGGACAGTTGTGGATGAAGTAAAGATGCCATACTTAGGACCCACGTAGTCAGAGTCATGCAAAAGAGTTCGGTCCCTAAGCATCCGGACAAAAAGATAGGGATAAAGGCGAGTTGGAAGGTAATTGGGTATGGAGCATGCACTTAGAGGTGTCAGTTTTCTGGAATGAAGACACGTCCTCATTTTGTTACCGGTAACCGGTTAATATAAAAAAGTTGGTGAAGACCAAGGGAGTAGTTGGGTTTTATTCgcaaaatattatcaatttttatttttatattatgatgaatatataaattatttatttttattttattttattttcaaactcttattaattattttttcttaatgaaatagttattttttaatattaattaaataatatattataataatgatttttatttttaataaaatataatatttttattttatattaaaatttgaggTAATTAGAAAGTggatagaaaaaattattattttttaatatttatagaaaagtaagttgaatgaaaattatttggacataaaagtaatttaattattatttttaatagataTTTGAGGAAAAACATCCAAAGTGGGTATGGGTGCTTTGCTTGGTGGGTTTTAAAAAAGCGAAAAGGGTATAGAGGAAAAAAGGCCACTTAGATTCGACCCCAACACAACAACACTGACGCCGAAAGGGATATTTGCTTTGCCTTTGCCAaagcaaacacatccaacaaaTGACAAATACAacgaaaatttttatatttttattaaaataataaaattatgaaattaaagttttattttataatgatcACAAACTACTacaatgagaaaaaaaatatataaaaaagaatataatacattgtaaaaaaaattattacttttaaaatttccaTTAATTGTCATAATTGTTCATTTCATTTTGTTTGACataaaaaagttttttaaatattaattatatatatattattatttgtagATTTGCTTCCTAACGAAGTCcatttaaaagtatttaatatatataacctATAAATTATGCAAAAACGCAACATAcataaacttaaaaaattttgcTATATATGGATCATAAAGATGTAGTTATGTCCTCGACGAACGttacataaataaattacttCTTCTTTTATTATCCTAAAACGTATGCTTTCTTTCTGTTTTTTTCCATTACTTTTAAATTtgtaatcgaatcgaatcgaattttgataaatttagactcgattataaaataaatttaaaaattcaagttCGAATTTGAAATCAACTCGAACTTCATTTATAAATTCAAGTtcgatttataaaataaatattaaattcaaattcggTTCAACTTTGATTCGTAATAAATTCGTTTATCACGTTAATGAACCAATTCAAACTCCATTcaaaaaactcaaatttaaactcatttagtctgaaatttaaactcaattatattataaacaaacacaatataatttaaatttatattataaataaatttaaattataaggttATTGAaagacttttaaattaaatttttttatttaattaaagtcTGTGAAacccaaaattaaaaaaagtcatATTCCTTCATGTCCCTTCAACTTTCGACGTAGGACTGATATTGACAAACTCACGAGCTTGTTCGTGAACCTGTTCACGAGTTTAAAAACGAACCAAGCTCGCGAATttaaacgagccgaatactgctAAGTTCGAATTCGCCTCGTTTACTAAACGAGTCTAAAAAGTGAACTCGAACTCTATTTATTTAGAAAACGAGTTTAATccgatcgagtttttatcgagtcgagtctcgaATAACTCACGAACAATTTAATTCGTTTATACCACTAATTATCATAATTGTTGTTTTATTTTGTTTGACataaaaaagtttttaaatattaattaatcttaattataatattattataaaaaatattatttatatccatttatttaaaattttaatataaatacataaaattttatatggatatattatcattttattttatattattttcaagttTTTCTCAAAATGTAAAGGAAATattgaaaagagaaaaaaggggGCA
The Manihot esculenta cultivar AM560-2 chromosome 1, M.esculenta_v8, whole genome shotgun sequence genome window above contains:
- the LOC110611645 gene encoding FCS-Like Zinc finger 8, which translates into the protein MLRNRSRAVTSKQALMTDHSSQSPPIQNQTKPTPSFFCSPRFKALTFKGIPEAEAVISPTSVLDSTKSLSPFKNPFWYDMNQLKSPRVSSENQHSWDKVDSKGIGVALIDEKPDVKNDSSFSKPKNTMVLFGTSLRVQIPPLANVVLSPTGSPKSPADFGIKTRNSQLSASGYSGIQTNDSPRVLTGCISMSEIELSEDYTCVISYGPNPKTTHIFENCVLENCSISDKSNTAPESFLSFCHTCKKNLEEKNDIFIYRGEKAFCSQECRYQEMLLDGVEN